A genomic window from Paenibacillus sp. FSL K6-0276 includes:
- a CDS encoding succinate dehydrogenase cytochrome b558 subunit: MKGFYSRKIHSLLGVIPLGAFFIEHMMTNFAAVEGGASGFTDSVIWLNSLPLVFFLELFGIWLPLLYHGVYGLYIAYQSKPNLNRFNIERNWRYTLQRITGIITFIFIVWHLFQTRVQVAVGNVEHEELGGLMHDIVTQPLMLTLYIIGIVAACFHFSNGLWSFLISWGITVGPRAQRVSSYLCLGIFVLVTFMFLISLVTFRDNEFQAAASIAQSIKTFI; the protein is encoded by the coding sequence ATGAAAGGATTTTATTCCAGAAAGATTCATTCCTTGCTAGGCGTTATCCCACTTGGAGCATTCTTCATTGAGCACATGATGACGAATTTTGCGGCTGTTGAGGGTGGCGCTTCCGGTTTCACTGACAGTGTAATATGGCTGAACAGCCTGCCGCTTGTCTTCTTCCTGGAATTGTTCGGTATATGGCTTCCTCTGCTGTACCATGGAGTATACGGACTGTATATTGCCTATCAATCCAAGCCGAACTTGAACCGTTTCAACATTGAAAGAAACTGGCGTTATACGCTGCAACGCATTACAGGAATTATTACTTTTATCTTTATAGTATGGCATTTGTTCCAAACCCGGGTTCAGGTGGCAGTTGGTAATGTGGAGCACGAAGAATTGGGCGGTCTGATGCACGATATCGTGACTCAGCCACTGATGTTGACACTGTATATTATCGGTATCGTTGCTGCATGTTTTCACTTCTCGAACGGCCTATGGTCTTTCTTGATCAGTTGGGGAATCACTGTCGGACCTCGTGCACAGCGGGTATCCTCTTACCTTTGTCTTGGTATATTTGTTCTTGTTACGTTTATGTTCCTCATTTCGCTGGTTACTTTTCGTGACAATGAATTCCAAGCAGCAGCATCCATTGCCCAGTCCATAAAGACCTTCATTTAA
- a CDS encoding TrkA family potassium uptake protein, producing MKAQQFVVIGLGRFGSSLALELMAMGYEVLGIDHHEERVEEMSDHLTHAVVADATDEGIMRSLGVRNFDCGIIAIGDNMERSILAAILLKEIGVKQVVAKAISILHGRALSRLGVDRVIFPERDMGIRVAHQLVTPNLLDYIELSKDYKIVELNVPSCMNGKSLSDLNTRAKYGCSIVALNRESGIIVAPTAHDHLSEGDVMVLIGSNESIDRFENEVVNQD from the coding sequence ATGAAAGCACAGCAATTTGTAGTAATCGGCTTAGGCCGCTTTGGGTCAAGTCTCGCGCTCGAACTGATGGCAATGGGCTACGAGGTGCTCGGGATTGATCACCATGAGGAGCGCGTGGAGGAAATGAGCGATCACCTGACACATGCGGTAGTGGCAGATGCTACAGATGAGGGGATTATGCGCTCGCTTGGCGTGCGGAACTTTGACTGTGGGATTATAGCGATTGGCGACAATATGGAGCGCAGTATTCTGGCGGCTATTTTGTTAAAAGAGATTGGAGTCAAGCAAGTTGTTGCCAAGGCGATCTCGATTCTTCATGGTCGTGCGTTGTCCAGACTGGGCGTAGACCGGGTTATTTTTCCGGAGCGGGATATGGGTATTCGTGTGGCACATCAGCTCGTGACGCCCAATTTGCTGGATTATATTGAACTGTCCAAGGATTATAAAATAGTCGAGCTAAACGTTCCGTCCTGCATGAACGGGAAAAGCTTGTCAGATTTAAATACAAGAGCGAAATATGGCTGCAGTATTGTTGCCCTAAACAGGGAAAGTGGAATTATTGTTGCTCCAACAGCCCATGATCATTTGAGCGAGGGCGACGTAATGGTACTCATTGGTTCTAATGAAAGTATTGATCGATTTGAGAATGAGGTTGTAAACCAAGATTAA
- a CDS encoding TrkH family potassium uptake protein: MASQFRRLSESKFLKLSPPQILVLGFASIILIGALLLMLPISSTSGNVVSFIDALFTATSATCVTGLVVLDTGTTFTIFGKTVIMVLIQVGGLGFMTMATLFAMMMKRKISLRDRLILQEAMNQGSMEGIVRLIRRVLIYSLVIEGCAAVLLSIRWAFDMPLGKAIYFGIFHAVSMFNNAGFDIFGNFRSLTDYVYDPLVNIVVMFLIVSGGIGFIVMSDLVEFRVKRKLSLHSKVVLSTTTGLILIGALVIFIFEFTNQRTLGNLSFGGKILSAFFQSVTPRTAGANTVDIAGLRQASQFFMVILMFIGASPGSTGGGVKTTTFTIMIGAVITMLRGREDVVLFRYRLAQERIYKALTLTLLALLLVLSVSMLLSTTEDSNFLAILFETTSAFATVGLTMGLTPELSIIGKILICLTMFAGRLGPLTLVYALGPKQGKPLYKHPEGKIIIG, encoded by the coding sequence GTGGCTTCACAGTTTCGCAGGCTTTCTGAATCAAAGTTCCTGAAGCTCTCTCCGCCTCAGATTTTGGTGCTCGGTTTTGCATCGATCATTCTGATAGGAGCCTTGCTGCTTATGCTTCCCATTTCGAGTACCAGCGGGAATGTTGTGAGCTTTATTGATGCGTTGTTTACTGCAACTTCCGCAACCTGTGTGACAGGACTTGTGGTGCTAGACACCGGGACGACATTCACCATTTTTGGGAAAACCGTGATTATGGTGCTTATTCAGGTCGGCGGCTTAGGGTTTATGACAATGGCAACCCTATTTGCCATGATGATGAAACGCAAAATCTCCTTGCGGGACAGACTGATCCTGCAGGAAGCAATGAACCAAGGTTCTATGGAGGGAATTGTTCGACTGATCCGGAGAGTACTTATTTATTCTTTGGTCATTGAAGGCTGTGCAGCCGTGCTGCTGTCCATACGCTGGGCATTTGATATGCCGCTGGGAAAGGCCATTTATTTTGGGATATTTCATGCGGTGTCCATGTTTAATAATGCTGGATTTGATATTTTCGGGAATTTCCGGAGTTTAACGGATTATGTATATGATCCGCTTGTGAATATCGTCGTGATGTTTCTGATTGTCTCCGGCGGTATCGGTTTTATTGTTATGTCTGATCTGGTGGAGTTTCGTGTAAAACGTAAATTATCTTTGCATAGCAAAGTTGTACTCTCTACCACTACAGGGCTTATTCTTATCGGCGCTTTGGTGATTTTTATATTTGAATTTACGAATCAGCGCACACTGGGCAATCTGAGTTTCGGCGGCAAAATCTTATCAGCGTTCTTTCAATCCGTAACGCCCCGTACCGCAGGCGCCAACACGGTAGATATTGCCGGACTGCGGCAGGCCTCACAGTTTTTTATGGTTATTCTTATGTTTATTGGCGCATCTCCGGGCTCAACAGGTGGCGGGGTCAAGACTACAACCTTTACGATTATGATTGGTGCAGTAATAACGATGCTGCGCGGGCGTGAAGATGTTGTGCTGTTCCGTTATCGATTGGCGCAGGAGCGTATCTATAAAGCGTTGACGCTAACATTACTCGCTTTACTATTGGTCCTCTCTGTGTCGATGTTACTGTCCACAACAGAGGATAGTAATTTCTTGGCGATACTATTTGAGACGACCTCAGCTTTTGCCACGGTGGGACTAACCATGGGGCTGACACCTGAACTATCTATCATCGGCAAGATTCTGATCTGCCTGACGATGTTTGCGGGTCGGCTAGGTCCATTAACATTAGTGTATGCGCTTGGACCTAAACAGGGTAAACCATTGTATAAGCACCCAGAAGGTAAAATAATTATTGGATAG
- the sdhA gene encoding succinate dehydrogenase flavoprotein subunit — MATADIIIVGGGLAGLMATIKAAESGAHVHLFSLVPVKRSHSVCAQGGINGAVNTKGEGDSPWEHFDDTVYGGDFLANQPPVKAMCEAAPGIIHLMDRMGVMFNRTPEGLLDFRRFGGTKRHRTAFAGATTGQQLLYALDEQVRRWESEGLVTKRENWEFLSAIIDDEGVCRGISAQNLKTMEIETFPADAVILASGGPGIIFGKTTNSVINTGTAASAVYQQGVHYANGEFIQIHPTAIPGDDKLRLMSESARGEGGRIWTYKDGKPWYFLEEKYPAYGNLVPRDIATREIFNVCVDQGLGINGENMVYLDLSHKDPKELDVKLGGIIEIYEKFMGDDPRKIPMKIFPAVHYSMGGMWVDYNQMTNIPGLFAAGECEYQYHGANRLGANSLVSAIYGGMVAGPKAVEYIKGLKKSSQDISSSVYDSFHKKQTDRYESLLAMSGTENAYVIHKELGEWMTANMTVVRHNPKLEATIGKIKELKERYRNINMNDTSRWNNQGVAFTRQLWNMLELSEAMTLGALMRNESRGAHYKPEFPDRNDEEFLKTTKAAWTADGPQISYDEVDVSLIPPRVRDYSKD; from the coding sequence ATGGCAACAGCAGATATCATTATCGTGGGCGGCGGTTTAGCCGGTCTGATGGCTACCATCAAGGCAGCGGAGTCCGGTGCGCATGTCCATTTATTCTCATTAGTTCCTGTAAAAAGATCACACTCCGTATGTGCGCAAGGCGGCATCAACGGCGCTGTAAATACGAAAGGTGAGGGAGACTCACCTTGGGAGCATTTCGACGACACCGTCTACGGCGGTGACTTTTTGGCGAATCAGCCGCCGGTCAAGGCAATGTGTGAAGCTGCGCCGGGCATCATCCACCTTATGGACCGGATGGGCGTAATGTTCAACCGCACACCAGAGGGATTGCTCGACTTCCGTCGGTTCGGTGGAACGAAACGTCACCGTACAGCTTTTGCTGGCGCTACGACAGGTCAACAGCTTCTATATGCGCTGGATGAGCAAGTGCGCCGCTGGGAGTCAGAAGGTCTCGTAACTAAACGTGAGAACTGGGAGTTCCTCTCGGCGATCATCGACGACGAAGGCGTATGCCGCGGCATTAGTGCCCAGAATCTCAAAACGATGGAGATTGAGACTTTTCCTGCGGATGCTGTTATTTTGGCTAGCGGCGGGCCTGGTATTATTTTTGGAAAAACGACGAACTCCGTGATTAATACTGGCACAGCCGCAAGTGCGGTGTACCAACAGGGCGTACATTACGCTAACGGAGAATTTATACAAATTCACCCAACCGCTATTCCGGGAGATGACAAGCTTCGTTTGATGTCGGAATCAGCACGTGGTGAAGGCGGTCGCATCTGGACTTATAAAGACGGAAAACCGTGGTATTTCCTTGAAGAGAAATATCCAGCCTATGGTAACTTGGTGCCGCGCGATATTGCTACACGTGAGATCTTCAATGTGTGTGTGGATCAAGGTCTGGGCATTAACGGTGAGAACATGGTGTATTTGGATCTCTCCCATAAGGACCCGAAAGAGCTGGACGTGAAGCTTGGCGGCATTATTGAAATCTATGAGAAGTTCATGGGGGATGATCCCCGTAAAATACCAATGAAAATCTTCCCCGCTGTGCACTATTCAATGGGCGGCATGTGGGTTGATTACAATCAAATGACGAATATTCCTGGTCTTTTTGCAGCAGGGGAATGTGAATATCAATATCATGGAGCGAATCGTCTAGGCGCCAACTCTCTGGTATCCGCCATTTACGGTGGTATGGTCGCTGGACCAAAGGCTGTTGAATACATTAAAGGTCTGAAGAAATCATCACAAGATATCTCTTCTTCCGTATACGATAGCTTCCATAAAAAGCAGACGGACAGATATGAGTCTCTGTTAGCGATGTCAGGTACAGAGAATGCTTATGTGATCCACAAAGAACTAGGCGAATGGATGACCGCCAATATGACGGTTGTGCGGCACAATCCGAAGCTGGAAGCGACCATTGGCAAAATCAAAGAGCTTAAAGAGCGCTATCGTAATATCAATATGAACGATACGTCGCGCTGGAATAACCAAGGTGTGGCCTTCACCCGTCAGCTATGGAACATGCTGGAGCTGTCCGAGGCAATGACGCTGGGAGCGCTTATGCGCAATGAGAGCCGCGGCGCACATTACAAGCCTGAATTCCCAGATCGTAATGATGAGGAATTCTTGAAGACCACTAAAGCAGCCTGGACTGCAGATGGTCCGCAAATCTCCTACGACGAAGTCGATGTCTCACTGATTCCTCCACGGGTACGTGATTATTCGAAGGATTAA
- a CDS encoding LysR family transcriptional regulator, translating to MFDDLDVFAAVVEHSSLNRASRQLNLSQPALSRKISKLEERLGVALFNRYGKRLELTEVGRLTYSYALEQRQQRSKFLEALSKYKEGEPKLVTLGASLTSLQTTLPPLVNAYMEKYPTAELKLITGRTHEIVSSVSEGKSDIGLIASSIQEPGLRCISLFEDQLRLVVSEHHPLNQSSKLTMDDLSRLPMILFSKGTWYRRLTDDLFQRCGIDPDVRMEIDSFEAIVRLLPTVKVAALLPKSYLRPQLLNGGGLVSLHIKELEQTQRTTCLIYRDDGSLSTAARSLVQVTEEMFLTEREK from the coding sequence ATGTTTGACGATTTAGATGTTTTTGCAGCGGTTGTGGAACATTCCAGCCTGAATCGGGCCTCACGCCAACTCAATCTTTCCCAACCTGCCCTATCTCGTAAAATCTCCAAGTTGGAAGAACGTCTAGGTGTCGCGCTATTTAATCGTTACGGCAAGCGGCTGGAGTTAACCGAGGTTGGGCGTCTCACTTATTCCTACGCACTTGAACAACGGCAGCAGCGCTCTAAATTTCTGGAGGCTTTGTCTAAATACAAAGAAGGAGAGCCGAAGCTCGTCACCTTGGGGGCATCTCTTACCTCACTGCAGACCACTCTTCCTCCTCTAGTCAACGCATATATGGAGAAATACCCTACAGCGGAGCTGAAGCTAATCACAGGCCGAACCCATGAGATTGTCTCCTCAGTCAGTGAAGGGAAATCAGATATAGGCCTGATCGCTTCCTCAATCCAAGAACCTGGACTGCGCTGCATTTCTCTGTTTGAGGATCAACTTCGATTGGTCGTTTCAGAGCATCATCCTCTGAATCAATCTTCTAAGCTAACTATGGATGATCTGTCCCGACTGCCTATGATCCTCTTCTCCAAAGGCACTTGGTACCGACGTCTAACGGACGATCTGTTCCAGCGCTGTGGAATTGATCCGGACGTACGCATGGAGATTGACTCCTTCGAGGCCATCGTGCGGCTGCTGCCGACGGTCAAAGTTGCCGCGTTACTGCCAAAGTCTTATTTGCGTCCGCAGCTGTTGAACGGCGGAGGGCTGGTATCTCTGCATATTAAGGAGCTGGAGCAGACCCAGCGAACTACCTGCCTGATCTACCGCGACGATGGAAGCCTGAGCACAGCAGCCCGCAGCCTGGTGCAGGTTACAGAGGAGATGTTTCTGACAGAACGAGAGAAGTAA